In Aciduliprofundum sp. MAR08-339, a single window of DNA contains:
- a CDS encoding methyltransferase has product MIVEEGLVKVLAPNVNERGPGSAGGVFYNREMVFNRDTSIFILYNLNLRDALDALAATGVRGIRIAKEIGMEVTLNDVNPEAVKVMRKNADMNKVDVKIENTNANALMAQRRFGYVDIDPFGTPVPFIDMALLSGRVLGITATDTATLGGRNRRIERRYLSKVKAPVELVHEIGVRVLLGYIARMAGRSDLGIEPLLSVWRGHFYRVYVKVIRGVRWARRSLERVGICEFGGPLWKGELHDFEFLKNAKIPDWLPTRNLLEKYLKIWSDERGFLFYHIPSISRELHVSTPSPKRVIEELVSMGYYAAPTQFSHQGIRSDAPPNIVKEIINGEGHK; this is encoded by the coding sequence GTGATAGTTGAAGAAGGACTTGTCAAGGTGCTCGCTCCAAACGTGAACGAGAGAGGCCCCGGAAGTGCAGGGGGTGTGTTTTATAACAGAGAGATGGTTTTTAACAGGGACACGAGCATATTCATTCTTTACAATTTGAACCTGAGAGATGCCCTGGATGCCCTGGCAGCAACCGGGGTGCGGGGAATAAGAATAGCAAAGGAGATAGGCATGGAGGTTACTCTGAACGATGTAAATCCAGAGGCAGTGAAGGTGATGAGAAAAAATGCGGACATGAACAAGGTTGATGTGAAAATTGAAAATACCAACGCAAATGCCCTCATGGCCCAGAGAAGATTCGGATATGTGGACATAGACCCCTTTGGCACTCCCGTACCCTTCATAGATATGGCCCTACTATCGGGCAGGGTTCTCGGCATAACGGCCACGGATACGGCCACCCTTGGAGGAAGAAATCGCAGAATAGAGAGGAGGTACCTTTCAAAAGTGAAGGCCCCTGTGGAACTGGTTCACGAGATAGGCGTGAGGGTGCTTCTGGGTTACATTGCGAGAATGGCCGGCAGGTCGGACCTGGGAATTGAGCCATTGTTAAGCGTGTGGCGCGGACATTTTTACAGGGTCTACGTAAAGGTCATTCGCGGAGTTAGGTGGGCAAGAAGGTCATTGGAGAGGGTGGGCATCTGCGAGTTTGGAGGGCCTCTGTGGAAGGGAGAATTGCATGATTTTGAGTTTCTGAAAAATGCAAAGATTCCAGATTGGCTTCCCACCAGAAACCTTCTGGAAAAATACCTAAAAATATGGTCAGATGAAAGAGGTTTTCTGTTTTACCACATTCCATCAATATCCAGGGAGCTGCACGTATCAACACCGTCACCTAAAAGGGTGATTGAAGAACTTGTGAGCATGGGGTATTATGCCGCACCCACCCAGTTCTCACATCAGGGCATAAGAAGCGATGCCCCGCCAAACATTGTCAAGGAAATAATAAATGGAGAAGGCCATAAATAG
- the porB gene encoding pyruvate synthase subunit PorB, with translation MRKLTIPEEEYMLPGHTACLGCGATIAMRYVLKALGKNTILSIPACCWAVIPGVYPHRTLEVPLLYTAFEVTGAAISGIREALNAMGKEDVNVVGFAGDGGTADIGLQALSGAMERGHDVFYIMYDNEAYMNTGIQRSGSTPPGAWTTTTPGGKKRMYKWEPKKSVAEIMVAHHIPYVATATIAYPEDMIAKLRRAKEIKGPKFIQIFSPCPTGWKHSPDKTVEISRLAVQTNAFPLYEVVNGKYRITVRPKNPKPIKEYLRLQGRFRHLTEEEIARIQEYVNENWKALLKKERCSQEEE, from the coding sequence ATGCGTAAATTAACAATACCTGAGGAAGAATATATGCTCCCGGGGCACACCGCATGCCTTGGATGTGGAGCAACCATAGCAATGCGCTATGTTCTCAAGGCCTTGGGAAAGAACACCATATTATCCATACCTGCCTGCTGCTGGGCCGTTATACCTGGAGTTTACCCTCACCGTACCCTTGAGGTGCCTTTGCTATACACAGCCTTTGAGGTAACGGGTGCTGCCATATCCGGCATAAGGGAGGCACTCAACGCCATGGGCAAGGAGGATGTGAACGTTGTTGGATTTGCAGGAGATGGAGGCACGGCCGATATTGGCCTCCAAGCCCTGAGCGGAGCAATGGAGCGCGGTCATGATGTATTCTACATAATGTACGATAACGAGGCGTATATGAACACGGGTATTCAGCGCTCTGGCTCCACACCTCCAGGTGCGTGGACCACAACAACCCCTGGAGGAAAGAAAAGGATGTACAAGTGGGAGCCGAAGAAGAGCGTGGCTGAGATCATGGTTGCCCACCACATCCCCTATGTGGCCACCGCAACAATAGCGTATCCTGAGGATATGATCGCAAAATTGAGGAGGGCAAAGGAGATAAAGGGTCCCAAATTCATTCAGATCTTCTCCCCATGCCCAACGGGATGGAAACACAGTCCGGATAAAACCGTGGAAATCTCACGCTTGGCAGTGCAGACAAATGCATTTCCTCTCTACGAAGTGGTCAATGGCAAATACAGAATAACTGTGAGGCCAAAGAATCCCAAACCAATAAAGGAGTACCTCCGCCTACAGGGAAGGTTCAGACATCTCACCGAGGAGGAAATTGCGAGGATTCAGGAGTACGTTAACGAGAACTGGAAAGCCCTGCTCAAGAAGGAGCGCTGCTCTCAGGAGGAGGAATGA
- a CDS encoding pyruvate ferredoxin oxidoreductase subunit gamma, whose translation MIEIRFHGRGGQGSVIASKILAKAFFMEGKYVSSFPYFGVERRGAPVTAFTRVDDKPIRAKYQIYDPDYVIVLDPSLIKAVDVLRGIKEDGWVLVNTMKSPKELKKMLDFPKVATVDATTIAIRHRLGSQAAPIVNTAILGAFARISGLVKIETVMDAIREGAPVKKEDNAQAAKEAYEHTNLGGD comes from the coding sequence ATGATAGAAATACGTTTTCACGGAAGAGGTGGACAGGGATCTGTCATAGCATCAAAGATCCTGGCAAAGGCCTTCTTTATGGAGGGTAAGTACGTGTCCTCCTTCCCCTACTTCGGTGTTGAGCGTCGCGGTGCACCTGTGACTGCGTTCACCAGGGTGGATGATAAGCCGATAAGGGCAAAGTATCAGATATACGACCCTGATTACGTCATAGTTCTAGACCCATCGCTCATAAAGGCTGTGGATGTTCTTAGGGGAATAAAAGAGGATGGCTGGGTTCTCGTAAATACCATGAAGAGCCCAAAGGAACTAAAGAAGATGCTAGATTTTCCCAAGGTGGCAACTGTGGATGCAACCACGATAGCGATAAGACATCGCCTAGGCTCCCAGGCCGCACCAATTGTGAATACCGCAATTCTTGGTGCCTTTGCCAGAATAAGCGGACTCGTGAAGATAGAAACCGTTATGGACGCAATTCGCGAGGGTGCTCCCGTAAAGAAGGAGGATAATGCCCAGGCCGCCAAGGAGGCCTACGAGCATACAAATTTAGGAGGTGATTGA
- a CDS encoding dihydroneopterin aldolase family protein: MKIDRAKRYFNCSSSERAAFEAGIKMGTVYHQFVGTPLSLENVDALERAIEASLKVQPFVVDAKVRIDRRRIKKKSGFYKYLTLTGDMLDVDLVVQYEDKIAVCKLEYVEDMDYPLMYIKEIRGVEDVQ; the protein is encoded by the coding sequence ATGAAAATTGACAGGGCAAAGAGGTATTTCAACTGCTCTTCTTCGGAGAGAGCTGCCTTTGAGGCGGGTATAAAGATGGGCACCGTGTATCATCAATTCGTGGGCACGCCTCTCAGTTTAGAAAATGTGGATGCCCTTGAAAGGGCAATTGAAGCAAGTTTGAAGGTTCAACCCTTTGTCGTGGATGCAAAGGTGAGAATTGATAGAAGAAGAATAAAAAAGAAGAGCGGATTTTACAAGTACCTGACCCTGACGGGGGACATGCTCGATGTTGACCTTGTGGTACAGTATGAGGATAAAATTGCGGTCTGCAAACTTGAGTATGTGGAGGATATGGATTATCCCCTTATGTACATAAAGGAAATTAGAGGTGTTGAAGATGTACAGTAA
- a CDS encoding DUF3198 domain-containing protein, whose product MNKEYPLPMSWSKLREYILHISLALFVIGIYLLITSGYWVLASTKFIQKDPGMDYLTAWAGNWNYWLLVLGIIFVIAGGWFTFDTLRKRLKFEEYIDSESKREFVNNLRELEEISYKLGKKYQERLEETKRKWRVK is encoded by the coding sequence ATGAATAAAGAATATCCTCTCCCAATGTCATGGAGCAAGTTGAGGGAATACATACTGCACATAAGCCTCGCGCTATTTGTAATTGGGATATACCTACTCATAACAAGCGGATACTGGGTTCTGGCCTCCACAAAATTTATCCAGAAGGATCCGGGAATGGACTATCTAACCGCATGGGCGGGAAACTGGAACTACTGGCTCTTGGTTCTGGGCATAATATTTGTGATAGCAGGTGGCTGGTTCACATTCGATACCCTCAGAAAGCGACTGAAATTTGAGGAGTATATAGATTCTGAGAGCAAGAGGGAGTTCGTGAACAATCTTCGCGAACTTGAGGAAATATCCTACAAATTGGGCAAGAAGTACCAGGAGAGATTGGAAGAAACGAAGAGAAAATGGA
- a CDS encoding NTPase yields the protein MYSKIGLSGLPGVGKTTTLIKTIEILEEEGFVVGGMITEELREGGKRTGFYVLDWMSKERKVFAHKDFESRHRVGKYGVDVKILEEVGIKALEDAMEKADVIVIDEIGKMEVESKKFVQTVREILDMDKHLIMTLHKKSRNPLLQEIRRRDDIRMLEVTPINRNLLPFKIVQLIKGERQ from the coding sequence ATGTACAGTAAGATAGGCCTGAGTGGATTACCCGGTGTGGGTAAGACCACGACGCTAATAAAAACGATTGAAATTTTGGAGGAGGAGGGCTTTGTTGTTGGAGGTATGATCACGGAGGAACTTAGGGAGGGAGGAAAGAGAACGGGATTCTACGTTCTTGACTGGATGAGCAAGGAGAGGAAGGTCTTCGCCCATAAGGATTTTGAATCTCGCCACAGGGTTGGAAAGTACGGTGTGGATGTGAAAATTTTGGAGGAGGTCGGAATAAAGGCCCTGGAAGATGCTATGGAGAAGGCGGATGTTATCGTCATAGATGAGATCGGAAAAATGGAAGTGGAGAGCAAGAAATTCGTTCAAACGGTTAGGGAGATCCTTGATATGGATAAGCACCTCATAATGACACTCCACAAGAAATCCAGAAATCCACTCCTGCAGGAGATCCGTCGCCGCGATGACATAAGGATGCTGGAGGTCACACCCATAAATCGCAACCTTCTTCCCTTCAAGATAGTACAACTCATAAAAGGGGAGAGGCAGTGA
- the iorA gene encoding indolepyruvate ferredoxin oxidoreductase subunit alpha, protein MKFQHILLNEPGRKEFLLGNEAVVRGALEAGLDFASTYPGTPSSEIGNTLFYIAKKAGIYFEFSTNEKVAMEVSAAAAASGLRALVFFKHVGLNVAADAFMSTAYLGTNGGLVILTADDPSMHSSQNEQDNRYYAQISGMPMIEPSIAQEMKDFIKEAFEISEALKLPVLFRTTTRVNHVRGIVEYGEMREKRGKGYFKKDPDRYVPVPANSRRMHKELLEKIERARKMANSSPLNRVEWNDGEVGIITSGVAYNYVYDVIHQLGIKANILKLGFTHPFPDELVREFIQKHKKIIIAEELEPYLEKETRLVAQMHGLDVGIYGKLNGYFPRAYEYNPDIIKDALEKILGIEIKRNAYKPKPMELPSRPPVLCPGCPHRATYYAAMMALKQLKIKDAIITTDIGCYTLGIQKPYEMADYLLCMGSSIGTAVGFSKATEQKVIGFVGDSTFFHAAIPGLIDAYHNNANLVYVVLDNRTTAMTGHQPHPGLPMDGMGNKAPYVDIEKLVRGIGIDFVRTVDPYDVKETIKVFKEAIQHEGISVIIAKRECALLWDAARRKQGEWWVYEINQDKCTQCGICSDWLACVAIYKDKDDLAPNGKPKVKINDALCDGCGVCATVCPFNAIEKKVIR, encoded by the coding sequence ATGAAATTCCAGCACATATTGCTCAATGAACCGGGTAGGAAGGAATTCCTCCTGGGAAACGAGGCTGTGGTGCGAGGAGCTCTTGAAGCGGGCCTGGATTTCGCATCCACATATCCCGGTACTCCGTCAAGCGAGATAGGAAATACTCTTTTCTACATAGCAAAGAAGGCGGGCATATACTTTGAGTTCTCCACAAATGAGAAAGTTGCAATGGAAGTGAGCGCTGCTGCAGCAGCCTCGGGACTCCGAGCACTGGTGTTCTTCAAGCATGTTGGCCTTAATGTGGCGGCTGATGCATTTATGAGCACCGCATACCTTGGCACAAATGGCGGGCTCGTGATTTTAACGGCAGATGACCCAAGCATGCACTCATCTCAGAACGAGCAGGATAACAGGTACTACGCTCAAATTTCGGGAATGCCAATGATAGAACCATCCATCGCCCAAGAAATGAAGGATTTCATAAAGGAAGCCTTTGAAATATCTGAAGCCCTAAAACTTCCCGTTCTTTTCCGCACAACAACCCGTGTGAACCATGTTCGTGGCATAGTTGAATACGGTGAGATGAGGGAGAAGAGGGGAAAGGGATACTTCAAGAAGGATCCAGACAGGTATGTGCCCGTACCTGCAAATTCCAGAAGAATGCATAAAGAACTCCTTGAGAAGATTGAGAGAGCCAGAAAGATGGCAAATTCCTCACCTCTTAACAGGGTGGAATGGAATGATGGAGAGGTGGGAATAATAACAAGCGGTGTGGCCTACAATTACGTTTACGATGTCATTCATCAACTCGGGATAAAGGCGAACATCCTTAAACTTGGATTCACGCATCCATTTCCCGATGAGCTGGTGAGAGAGTTCATACAGAAGCATAAAAAGATAATAATTGCGGAGGAACTTGAGCCATATCTTGAAAAGGAAACGAGGCTCGTGGCCCAGATGCACGGGCTTGATGTGGGAATATACGGCAAGTTAAATGGTTATTTCCCGAGGGCCTACGAGTACAACCCAGACATAATAAAGGACGCACTGGAGAAAATTTTGGGAATTGAAATAAAGAGAAATGCCTACAAGCCGAAACCCATGGAACTTCCATCAAGACCACCTGTGCTATGCCCCGGATGCCCGCATCGTGCCACATACTACGCGGCCATGATGGCTCTTAAGCAACTCAAAATAAAGGACGCCATAATAACCACGGACATTGGCTGCTACACCCTCGGTATTCAGAAACCATACGAGATGGCCGACTACCTGCTGTGCATGGGCTCCAGCATAGGAACCGCGGTGGGCTTTTCAAAGGCCACGGAGCAGAAGGTTATTGGTTTCGTTGGAGATTCCACATTCTTCCACGCGGCCATTCCCGGATTGATTGACGCATACCACAACAACGCAAATTTGGTTTATGTTGTGCTTGACAATCGCACCACCGCAATGACAGGGCATCAGCCACATCCCGGATTGCCAATGGACGGTATGGGCAACAAGGCACCCTATGTGGACATTGAGAAACTGGTGCGGGGAATAGGCATAGATTTCGTGCGCACGGTGGATCCCTACGATGTGAAGGAAACAATTAAGGTGTTCAAAGAGGCAATACAGCACGAGGGAATATCGGTTATAATCGCCAAGAGGGAATGCGCCCTGCTATGGGACGCAGCACGCAGGAAGCAGGGAGAATGGTGGGTCTACGAGATAAATCAGGATAAGTGCACCCAATGCGGGATATGCTCCGACTGGCTTGCCTGTGTTGCCATATACAAGGACAAGGATGATCTCGCTCCCAATGGAAAGCCAAAGGTGAAGATAAACGATGCCCTCTGCGATGGCTGTGGAGTTTGTGCCACAGTATGTCCATTCAATGCAATTGAGAAGAAGGTGATAAGATGA
- a CDS encoding peptidylprolyl isomerase, with protein MEKGDIIRWEFEAWVVENGEEVLFDTTKEDLAKEHGIHDPNMKYGPMVSVVGAGRLIKGIDEELLKAEVGKEYEVTIEPKDAYGERDPKLVKIHSYRELARQKIEPEVGKEVIINNKRGRIVTVTPGRVVIDFNHPLAGKTLKYRFKVVEKVEGDVDKVRAIIEMDYGKEVDKFGVEIKDEDILITLPDVCKYDNNWSIAKYAIVGDIRDYVGNRNVKFIEVYPKKEEPKEEAKEGEEEQGEKESAIIEDRANKAEISKDRVIINGKEINMEDYVYTNSGRFKVSKFAEDFGYEDTKKAREFLNKIWEKYKEINQ; from the coding sequence ATGGAGAAAGGAGACATAATTCGCTGGGAATTCGAGGCCTGGGTTGTTGAGAATGGAGAGGAGGTTCTGTTTGATACCACGAAGGAGGATCTTGCAAAGGAGCATGGCATTCATGATCCAAATATGAAGTACGGGCCCATGGTCTCCGTCGTGGGTGCAGGAAGATTAATAAAGGGCATAGATGAGGAGTTGCTCAAGGCCGAGGTAGGCAAGGAGTATGAGGTGACGATAGAGCCCAAGGATGCCTATGGAGAGAGGGATCCCAAACTTGTAAAGATTCATTCATACAGGGAACTTGCGAGGCAGAAGATTGAGCCAGAGGTTGGTAAAGAAGTTATAATAAACAACAAGCGTGGGAGGATAGTCACAGTCACTCCCGGAAGGGTTGTTATAGATTTCAATCATCCCCTTGCAGGTAAGACTCTCAAGTACAGATTCAAGGTTGTTGAGAAGGTTGAGGGGGATGTGGATAAGGTCCGTGCCATAATTGAGATGGATTACGGAAAGGAAGTGGACAAGTTCGGTGTGGAGATAAAGGATGAAGATATCCTCATAACCCTACCGGATGTGTGCAAGTACGATAACAACTGGAGCATAGCCAAATATGCAATTGTGGGAGACATAAGGGACTACGTTGGCAACAGGAATGTGAAGTTCATAGAGGTCTATCCAAAGAAGGAGGAACCCAAGGAAGAGGCGAAAGAGGGCGAAGAGGAGCAGGGTGAAAAGGAGAGTGCCATTATTGAAGATAGAGCAAACAAGGCGGAGATCTCCAAGGACAGGGTCATTATAAATGGTAAGGAAATAAATATGGAGGATTATGTTTACACCAACAGCGGCAGGTTCAAGGTCTCGAAATTTGCAGAGGATTTTGGCTACGAGGACACCAAGAAGGCAAGGGAATTTCTGAATAAAATATGGGAGAAGTACAAGGAAATCAATCAATAG
- the porA gene encoding 2-oxoacid:ferredoxin oxidoreductase subunit alpha, protein MVKMILTGNESAAWGARLSRPKVVAAYPITPQTSIIETIADFIANGEMDARYIRVESEHSAMAACIAAQNTGVRTFTATSAHGLTLMHELLIWASGARLPIVMSVVNRAMAPPWSVWTDQMDSMAQRDTGWIQIYTENNQEVLDSIIMSYRIGEKHHILLPTMVMEDAFILSHTSEGVDVPEQKLVDDFLGEYDPAFKLEPGNPEGYGSLIMPEGPYMEFRYKMARAMDDARKEIRKTVEEFAEVFGREYAPLIEEYRTEDADAIMVVLGTIGSTAKDIVDRMREKGKKVGLARVRYFRPFPYEEIRSLAKKTKMLGIVDRSYTFGYGADLYTESKAALYGHSGVPVKNYVMGLGGRDITPNILIKVFDDMLKIAKEEHVDREIEWVGLHGDERWS, encoded by the coding sequence ATGGTGAAGATGATTCTTACAGGAAATGAATCTGCCGCGTGGGGCGCAAGATTATCAAGACCCAAGGTTGTGGCCGCATATCCCATCACCCCTCAGACGAGCATAATTGAAACGATTGCAGATTTCATAGCCAACGGTGAAATGGATGCCCGATACATACGCGTTGAATCTGAGCATTCCGCCATGGCAGCGTGCATAGCAGCACAGAACACAGGGGTGAGGACATTCACGGCAACAAGTGCCCATGGTCTTACGCTTATGCACGAGTTGCTAATATGGGCCTCGGGAGCGAGATTGCCCATAGTTATGAGTGTTGTGAACCGTGCAATGGCCCCGCCTTGGAGCGTCTGGACTGATCAGATGGACAGCATGGCTCAGAGGGATACGGGCTGGATTCAGATTTACACGGAGAACAACCAGGAGGTTCTTGATTCGATAATAATGTCCTACAGGATAGGGGAGAAGCATCACATTCTCCTACCCACGATGGTCATGGAGGATGCCTTCATCCTGAGCCACACATCAGAGGGTGTGGATGTACCCGAGCAAAAACTTGTGGATGATTTCCTTGGGGAGTATGATCCTGCATTCAAACTTGAGCCCGGAAATCCAGAAGGTTACGGCTCTCTCATAATGCCCGAGGGTCCCTATATGGAATTCCGCTATAAGATGGCCCGTGCGATGGACGATGCCAGGAAAGAGATAAGGAAAACGGTGGAGGAGTTTGCCGAGGTGTTTGGCAGGGAGTATGCACCCCTCATTGAGGAGTACAGAACAGAAGATGCAGATGCAATAATGGTGGTGCTTGGCACCATAGGCTCAACCGCCAAGGACATAGTGGATAGAATGAGGGAGAAGGGAAAGAAGGTTGGCCTTGCCCGGGTTAGATACTTCAGGCCCTTCCCCTACGAGGAAATAAGGAGTCTGGCGAAGAAAACGAAAATGCTCGGCATAGTTGACAGAAGTTACACCTTCGGCTACGGGGCGGATCTCTACACCGAGAGCAAGGCGGCCCTCTATGGACATTCGGGTGTCCCCGTGAAGAATTACGTTATGGGTTTGGGTGGAAGGGATATCACTCCCAACATCCTGATAAAGGTATTTGATGATATGCTCAAAATTGCCAAGGAAGAACATGTGGATAGGGAAATTGAATGGGTTGGACTGCACGGCGATGAGAGGTGGTCATAA
- the cas4 gene encoding CRISPR-associated protein Cas4 gives MSVHICIVDYISAGDIEKYSYCPLSWWLSRKEKHTENEGVRKHREISEEAKKMKKSYSKMKDSESMAIYYSIGATLIALVGISFLYSSPILSRIFMILAIVWLLFSLYLLWKFEKYVLLWERKDVERVMVIASGAATIFSIFAVTFVLPPNFALGYVMEVLSLLWLIFATYFLYISLKSEFQYNELKKKLKLPDGEIIYVDDLQQSPILKSEKYKIWGRPDLLIKKGDDYIPVEIKTGRVPRGPLFSHIMQLTAYMVLVEENYKTPPYGLLKYGPVVYKIEYEEDLRNIMLEKVEEMRRALETGEVHRNHHKVGKCIHCSRRNICPERLA, from the coding sequence ATGTCCGTGCATATTTGCATCGTGGATTACATCTCTGCGGGAGACATTGAGAAATATTCGTACTGCCCACTTAGCTGGTGGCTGAGCAGGAAGGAGAAGCACACGGAAAATGAGGGGGTCAGAAAGCACAGGGAAATAAGTGAAGAGGCAAAGAAAATGAAGAAGAGTTACTCCAAAATGAAGGATTCTGAAAGCATGGCAATATACTACTCCATTGGAGCAACACTCATTGCACTTGTTGGCATATCGTTTCTCTACTCCTCCCCCATACTAAGCAGGATATTCATGATTCTTGCCATCGTATGGCTTCTATTTTCCCTATACCTCCTCTGGAAATTTGAGAAATACGTTTTACTCTGGGAAAGGAAGGATGTGGAGAGGGTTATGGTCATAGCTTCAGGGGCGGCAACGATATTCTCCATATTCGCCGTGACTTTCGTTCTACCCCCAAACTTCGCCCTTGGATATGTGATGGAGGTGCTCTCCCTTCTGTGGCTCATATTCGCCACGTACTTTCTGTACATCTCCCTAAAAAGCGAGTTCCAGTACAATGAACTAAAGAAAAAACTCAAACTCCCAGACGGGGAGATAATATACGTGGACGACCTACAGCAGAGCCCAATTCTTAAGAGCGAAAAATACAAGATATGGGGAAGACCGGATTTACTCATTAAAAAAGGCGATGACTACATACCCGTGGAGATCAAAACTGGGCGCGTACCCCGTGGCCCTTTGTTCTCCCACATAATGCAGTTAACAGCATACATGGTGCTCGTTGAGGAGAACTACAAAACTCCTCCCTATGGGCTTCTAAAATATGGACCTGTGGTATACAAAATTGAGTATGAGGAGGATCTGAGAAATATTATGCTTGAAAAGGTTGAAGAGATGAGAAGAGCCCTTGAAACGGGAGAGGTTCACAGGAATCACCACAAGGTTGGAAAATGCATCCACTGCTCCAGAAGGAATATTTGCCCGGAGAGGCTTGCGTGA
- a CDS encoding 4Fe-4S binding protein, whose amino-acid sequence MPIILPAEPTPIAKVASTENKTGGWRTFRPVINYEKCIRCYICWKFCPEPAIYFAPPDKHPAPKAALEKFDTVEINYDYCKGCGICANECPVKAIDMVLEEMEED is encoded by the coding sequence ATGCCCATAATTCTACCCGCGGAACCAACACCAATAGCAAAGGTCGCGAGCACGGAGAACAAGACGGGTGGATGGAGAACCTTCAGGCCCGTGATAAACTACGAGAAGTGCATAAGGTGCTACATATGCTGGAAGTTCTGCCCGGAACCCGCCATATACTTTGCCCCGCCTGACAAGCATCCGGCGCCCAAGGCGGCACTGGAAAAATTTGACACTGTGGAGATCAATTACGATTACTGCAAGGGCTGCGGCATATGTGCCAACGAATGCCCCGTAAAGGCCATTGATATGGTTCTTGAGGAGATGGAGGAGGATTGA
- a CDS encoding metal-dependent hydrolase — protein MKITWLGHSAFLIEENGKRVLVDPFITGNDMAPVKPDEIDCDIIAVTHGHGDHLGDAVFISKRKNVPVVAIYEVAQYIASKGANAIGMNFSGTYEQDGIKLSMVPALHSSGITESNFTHDGGIPAGFIIEINGKKVYHAGDTGLFGDMKIIGEIYKPDVALLPVGGLFTMDPKLAAIAARWIKPKYVIPMHYNTWPPITANPEEMREDLERDGIKLVVLKPGESFSF, from the coding sequence ATGAAGATTACATGGTTGGGACATTCAGCATTCCTAATCGAGGAGAATGGAAAGAGAGTGCTTGTGGACCCGTTTATAACGGGAAACGATATGGCTCCCGTTAAGCCTGATGAAATAGATTGTGACATCATAGCCGTGACACACGGGCATGGGGATCACCTTGGAGATGCCGTGTTCATATCCAAGCGCAAGAACGTGCCTGTTGTGGCAATCTACGAGGTGGCGCAGTACATTGCATCAAAGGGTGCCAATGCCATTGGAATGAATTTCAGTGGCACATACGAGCAAGATGGAATAAAACTGAGCATGGTTCCTGCACTTCATTCCTCTGGCATAACGGAGAGCAATTTCACCCACGATGGAGGCATACCTGCCGGATTCATAATTGAGATAAATGGAAAGAAGGTTTACCACGCAGGAGATACAGGCCTCTTTGGAGATATGAAGATAATAGGTGAAATCTATAAACCCGATGTTGCACTTCTCCCGGTGGGTGGATTGTTCACCATGGATCCGAAACTCGCAGCCATAGCGGCAAGGTGGATCAAACCAAAGTACGTGATTCCAATGCACTACAATACATGGCCCCCAATAACTGCAAATCCAGAGGAAATGCGAGAAGATCTGGAAAGAGATGGAATAAAATTGGTTGTCCTAAAACCGGGTGAGAGTTTCTCCTTCTAA
- the iorB gene encoding indolepyruvate ferredoxin oxidoreductase subunit beta — MSTGIIFAGVGGQGVLTASSIVGKAALLSNINVVMSEVHGMAQRGGVVVTEMKIGEAKSPLIGRGEADIIVAFEPVEAYRVLSKAHTGSYVIVNTEPIVPITASLGESKYPEVDDLLNAMEGLKVLPLEATELARRAGNSIATNIVMLGALARIPEFPIEKDVLVEAIKERISPRFHEMNLRAFEMGYEALKL, encoded by the coding sequence ATGAGCACGGGCATAATATTCGCAGGAGTTGGCGGTCAGGGTGTGCTCACCGCATCAAGCATAGTTGGAAAAGCAGCGTTGCTCTCCAACATAAACGTTGTTATGAGCGAGGTTCACGGAATGGCCCAGAGAGGAGGAGTCGTGGTCACGGAGATGAAGATAGGAGAGGCAAAAAGCCCCCTGATAGGAAGGGGAGAGGCCGATATAATAGTGGCCTTTGAACCGGTGGAGGCCTACAGGGTTCTCAGCAAGGCACATACGGGATCTTATGTCATCGTGAACACAGAACCCATTGTACCCATAACCGCATCCCTCGGAGAGTCAAAGTATCCAGAGGTTGATGATCTTCTAAACGCGATGGAAGGGCTGAAAGTCTTGCCTCTTGAGGCCACGGAACTGGCGAGAAGGGCTGGAAATTCAATAGCAACAAACATAGTTATGCTCGGTGCCCTTGCTAGGATTCCAGAGTTCCCCATTGAAAAGGATGTCCTGGTGGAGGCAATAAAGGAAAGAATATCTCCAAGGTTCCATGAGATGAATTTGAGAGCTTTTGAGATGGGCTACGAGGCCCTTAAGCTCTAA